The Musa acuminata AAA Group cultivar baxijiao chromosome BXJ3-6, Cavendish_Baxijiao_AAA, whole genome shotgun sequence region AATGGATCAGTGGCATCTCCCACTCTCCCTTTTGATGCTTCACCTCCATGCGCTGCATGGGATGTGGAGAAACGGGCATGGTGGTACTGCATGCGTGGAGAGAATGGAGAAGAGAGGTGTGAGTAAAGTGGTCGTCAGTGCCTTTCGCCTACACCCTCCCTATTTATAAGCGAAGTGTCAAAGGAGTCGACGTGGTTGAATCAGGACCGTGCATCTTGTTGTACCATTGTGGAGCATAACGAAGGTGAGTCAATCCTTGATTGCACTTGCGAGTGATGATGCTTAACGTGACTTGTGTCGACTAGGTTTAAAGTCCTTTAATTAACGTTGATGTTGTCACAGCTATAGTTTCAATGAAGATTTTTGGCCTTTAGGATACCGAAAACGTGGTGACTTGGCTCTGTCTACTTTTGCACATACCAAGGAGATGTGTTGAGCCACGGAGCAAATATAAGAAGAGTCCCGAATTGCTCATCTCGACCGGGGGCCACTCGAGTCTGTGTTCTGCCCACCGCATGTGCGAAAAGGGAAGCCAAACTCGAAGGATTTGGAGCAACACAAATTTTTCTGGTAACGGTGACGCCTGCCTGGTAAACTCACCAGAGAGTATCTACACTTCTCGGGCCCATTTAAGCCCGTTACTAATCTAGATTCTATTCACGGACGGTGGGAATAAGGCACCCGCTCGACAACCATTTCTCGGGCCAAGATTATTCTGGGGACGACTTTTCTCGTATCGACTGACATCAGGTAAACAGACAGCGAGTTTTTGGACTTCATGGACCATACCCGCTGCCGTTCGGGCACATTCGGAAGGCCGGTTACAAATTTAGATGCTGCTCACCGACGGTAAGCACAAGCAACCCGAATCCGAATTGCATTGGGACACTCGGTAAGCTCACTAGAGAGGTACCTTCCTTTTTCTTCCAGCTGATCATAATCATTCGCACTCAATTCACCAGCAGCGAACGCTATTCGTGGTGGCTTATTCTCTAGTTTTATCTGCAATCTCATAAATCGACTTGATAGCAATTGGTGTACGTATTCCTCTTTGACTCTCCAGATAACTACAAGTTTAAGCAAGCAGCTTGAAAGTTAAAACAACAACACAAAACATGCGAATCCTCCAATACGGCAACCACAAGATAAAAGAGTCGACAACATGAGATTTACGCTTAACAATTTGCAGCATCATGTTAATACACAATAATATATCTTGGTCAAATGAGAGTGAAAGATCGATGAAACCAGtgtcagagaaaaaaaaaaaaagtaaacgcTCAAATCATCTCAAATGCATCCTCCTATTATCCAACACCAGATGACAGCAGCTTCACCGGTAACAAAGCACCTTTTAATCGATTTACTTCTTGAAGTTGCCTGGAGTTTCAGAAGAGTAACTTCTTGAAGCTGGCAATCGAGTTAAATGCACCTCAAATTTGACAGATCTAAAAATGCAACTAGTGAATCAGAAAAACTCCCTCATTATTAACCAACTATGGTCATTTGATGCATCGGAACTAATGGGTGTCAAGGTGCAAGGAACAGGAACAATACAATTTAGAACTTGAAGCAAACCTTAACCTTTCATATGTCTCTAGCCTTATCATATATCATGTGTTTCCTACAGAAGACTAGAAAAATGACTTGGTTTATGGGCTAAATTGGTCTTTGATAAGTTTTCTAGTCTAGTTAGAGATGAAAATACTAAGATAATGTGACAAGAGGCCTCTGTGGACCTATAAGTATGTGAAGACTTTTCTCATcattttttcttgtattttccaGCGATAATATTAGTTCAATTTAGCAGCTTAAATCACTTTGGAGGCTTCTCCTTCCCCTGAAACTGAATCTAACAACATCTAAGACAAATATTGTTCTCTAACATTAAAGCAGCAAAGCCTGTATGATATTCTTGATCACAAAATTCACTATTGCTACCTAGTCACCCACACGGCATGAAGGATCAAATTTAAGGTAACCCTGACTCTTTATGACATTAAACGAGAAAGTTCAGACGTATATGGATTATCTAGTGAAGTAGCACTTTTGACACATGAACTTAGATCATCTGAACAGCATAGTATGAAGATCAGATCGATAATGGAGGATTTGATCTAGTGAAGCGTAAACAAGTCCATTAGATTTCAGATGCTGATCATGACAAAAGTATTCATGCTCTGCACCTTCAGGCAAGCAGAAGATTTTTCAATGATTTAGCTGACAACATCCATCAAGAATCTAGGGACAAAGAATTACTGTGTACCTTTAGAAGCAAATACTAAAATATCCCAGATTCCAAAGCCTGATCATCTTCTTCTATAAGTAAAAGAACAGAAGTTGTAACAAGCCTGCAAGAAGGGTTGCATGAATGTGAGGACATCAATTTTGATAATAGCAATACTAGAACTAATAGCAGAAACAAGAAGAAATGAGGAAAAAGAAACCCATGAGAGTTGGAGAATGTTAGTACATGTATCACACAAGGAAATTAAAGATATTTTCCATGTAATCATAAATGTTCTTCGTTATCTTAGCCTTACCAATGACCAGAAATTTTAACATCCTAAGATTTTTAATAAACATGATAATGATGCAGAAATAACACCATGAAACCCAATGACTAAGCACAGTACAGCAATAGTTTAGTCAATGGAGACACTTGACCACAGTttactgttgcaattcacagcttTAAGTAAAATTCAGCTTTGTATTAGATTGTTTTACTATTATCCTTGAGCTAAGTAATAATTGTTCATGTGAAGATTCGAGAACAGCAAAAAATTGGGGTTCAACAAATGTTCCTATTGTTTAGGTCTTTGTTCATGGCTTGGTTGGATGGAGGAAGAAGTTAAACATTTTTTATACTTTTTGCTCCACTTTAACTGGCAGATTGCAGAAGTATGGCCCCATGATCAATAGGATGTGATAAGTTGTTATTTAAGGAATCAAACATACATGAATTCTAACAATAGCACATGATTTGCTTTTCTGAACATGAAAGACAAACAATTGTCACCTAGCAGCATACCTGTAAATAACTACAATAAAAATGCTGCAATAGAAAGCAAGCTTGATTACTCGGTATTTCTTCTCTCCACTCAGCAATCTAAATATCTCAGTAACATCAATTAGATGCTTCCCTTTCATATACCTGTGGTAAAAAATGCATCATATGTAAAGTTACTTCCATTTCTCTGAATTTAGAAAACAAAAGATGTCATGAGTTGCATGAGATAAATAATGAAAAGCCAACCACTTTATTAGAACATGCACATTAACATGTTCAAGACATGCAAAAGATCACTCAACAGTAAGATAACATACTAGTGAAAGATGACCATTCCACAAGTTTCATTTGTAATATGTATGATAAGTATATATTCAAGTTTAATTGACAATAAATCAAGGTACACTTTCTCTCTTTTTTGTTTGCTAAGTCTTGATATGGGACCAAATTCAGTTTCTGAGGCTTCTTTTTAGAGTGCAAGacccataataaacaaaaaacaaaTGATGTCTATATAATTTTGTAAGTGCTTGAacccatacatagatgtacaggcAAAAACCTCCACTAAGCACGATGCAGCGGATGTACATAGATCCAAACTTTGCTAAGTCAGAACCAAGCCCATTCTATGTGTGATCAACAAATCTGAATTGTGACAAAAAAGACTGACATGCATGAAGTATTAGAACTTTGTTTAACTATTGAGGTGTTTCACAAACATCAAGCAGATAAATCAGGCATAATGACGTGttcagattcagatcatggaaagaCCAGAATACATCTTAGAAGTTTGATAACTGAACATTAGCATGGGGTCAGCAGATAATGATGCCACTTATGCAGCAAAGATATCATATATGAACATCTTGGTAGCTCCAAGAATTTTCAAGTAAACTAAAAAACACATCAGAAACAAAAATAGATATATAACAATAGGCAAGATATATACATACAGTTTTATATGGTAATAAGTGATGGGAGCCATTATTAGAAATGGAAACCAATGCCACGTCAGGAGGAATAAAATGCATAAAATTCCTTGCACCAAGAACTCTGGAATCACGACAGCATTGATACGCGATGATGAATCATATGGGTTGATATAGTCAAATTCCAAATCAGATAAGCAAATTAGCTGTTTCATAAGGACAACCAAAAAGAGGTTAGAAGAGAGAAAAAATAGCATAGTTAGAAACTCATATCATCATGGTAACCACAGGCTGTAGAAACTGCAAGGAACACATCTGgaaaacaaagaaacaaaaaggTAGTTCAAAAAATCGATCAAACTGAAGAATATCGACAAAATAAACCAACAATACACCAAAATCACTACTTCAATCAACCAAAAGAAACAGAAAGGTGATAAAGCAACTGTGTCATAAAGGTATCATATCACGGAAATCAGCTTGCCTAAGTTTTGATGCACGAAAAATAGAATAATTCTAAGCTGAGAAACTTTGAGTCTTTAATTGAATCATTTGGACATGCTTATCCTTTTCTTAGAAGGACTCTAATGGACTTCAGCCATTCTTTTTTCATATAATACTAGATGTTCTTCTAGAATTCTACTTTGAGTAGGACTGGTATCTATGGAACTTGTTTTAGTTATCGATTATAAAGGTGATAAAGCAAGTGTGTCATAAAGGTAAATTATATCACGGAAATCAGTTTGCCTAAGTTTTGATGCACGAAAAATAAAATAAGTCTAAGCTGAAACACTTCCGAGTATTTAATTGAATCATTCGGACAAGCTTATCCTTCTCTTAGAAGGACTCTAATGGACTTTAGCcattatttttcatgcaatacTAGATGTGCTTCTAGAATTCTACTTTGAGTAGGACTGATATCTATGGAACTTATTTAGGTATATATCAGGTTGAAGACGTTAAGCCCTACGACATTAGTTAAATCTTTAGGTAGGACAATATGGCTCATAGGCTTTCTAGCAGGTATAATATGTTTCTTTATAATTTTAGAAGAATTTTCTTTTAATAATGACACATGAACAATGAAAATTGGCTTGGATGggtctttctcttctctttctataaataccttatctgtattttttttcctttttgggtCACTTATATATCAATCTTCCAGTCGTTTCTGTTATTTATATGGTCCAATCAAGTATGGCCCTGTCAAATCTAATTGGTTCccattcatctttttcttttccgTAGTTCAGTTGTACACATGCTGTTTTCACTAGCAGCAACCTCTTCCCTGTATTTCACTACACATCTTTTTGCGGGATATTAAACTGAACAAACCCCAAAACTATCCAATTATGATCTATCTGCTAATTTGGCATAGAGTCCATTTCATTTATCATACAGTTCTTTCTGCAGCAGCCTTCAGATTAACAATCACAGAGAAGTTTAAGATCAATTTGTAATCTTCTATTTAaggttaaaatcacatgcattaaATTTTCCATTATCCCATGCACTTGCACTCTCACTTGGTTGCTTTGTTATCATGGAGAGGAATATGCTCACAGTGTACTCAGCTCCCATTTGACTTTGCTTTTGGCCACCttcatgtgttgggaaatcttgaccTATTTCTTGAAAACTAGAACTTAAATGTTGCAGGCTTGCAGCAAAGCCAATCAAGTAAATCAACAAGCAGCAAACAAAGAGCCTCATACTACCTTGGTAAAAAAATGGTCACAGTCGTGAAGGAAGTCAGTCTTGCCTGGATTGGTGCGAAACAGGCCATACTTACAAGACCTGGACCATCCATTTCAAACAGCCCGATCCAACttaatataaaacaaaaaaaaaaacttaaacacCTATTAGAGCTCACGAAAGAGAGTCCTCTTCTCACTTGGCCTGTGGAACCGATGCCACCGTCATCATGGCCGTTGCCACTTCCTACCTCCTCAGTACGCTCCCTCCTCTTCtcgtccttctcctcttctttcttcttcctcctcttccattgcttcctcttctttcttcttcttcccttttcttcctccttcctcctccattGTGCACTCCTTTTCTCCTTCGTCTTTGAAACACCAATATGTACAGTGTATCATGTGCCAATTGGTACGTACCAATCTGGCTAGCAACAAGTATGGGTCTGATACATGACAAGGCATTCCTTGACGGTTTCACTCCATGATGGTTTTAGTGATCACGTACACCAAGTTCCTTGTTGGGCCTATGGGAAGTTAAACACAGATGATATCTTGGGGTAACCATGATCACTTTCCTGTAACTATTCTGATGGATGAGGACTTAGGACCTGTGGACTTGATCTCTAGGCTAGCATATGCCCACAACATGTCTTCCCAACATAGTTCCATTTCCGACATCTTCTCCGACACGCTACCAGTTTCTATTTCCAATCATCATCATGCAGTTTCAATAAAGATGCCCTAATGATGTTTGTTTTGTCAACTTCAATGCCTTGAACAATTCAAAGTGTATTATATGCTTCATATGATTTTAAAAATTCTTCTATTTTGTTCTACATTCTTACTTTCTTACCCCTACAATTTCTAGTCAGAATGTGTTCTAGACTTCCAATTTGATGCCTTGCAGAATGGTTTAACGCATAGCATCAGAAGATCATGCTCAACATTGAGCTCCAGCaaacggccaaaagacttgcaagAGTCTTACATGATATTTGTAAACATAGAGCTACCTGTATACGAATCATTATATCATTCTTTCACTTAAATACAATTTTCAGCTGCTCAGGGAAGAATTGATAAAGATAATGCACTAGGATGAAAAATAATCTAAAACAGCATTAGTTTAAGGGCATTAACTTTCATGGTGCAGCCAATTACCTAATTGACTACTCTTATTTTGCAGTATAACAATAAAGTGGTTAAAGGGAATTTCGTCAGAGAAATCGATAAACTAGTGCCTTGGATCACCACAACAGAGTCCCCACAAAGGACTTCATCATTGCCATGATGAACAAATGCAATGTTCATGGTGGAGCACAAGAAATAAGTAGGAATCAAGATCTTTTTTTCCCCTTAAAACCAGCATTCACTACTCGAGCAAGCAGCGTACACCATAATCTAAGCACCAGTGTGAACAGCATAAAGAAGGCAATTCTTCATGGAAAATCTCAACACAGGCCAAATATCAACAACAAAAACTAAAGACGACAGAAGCGCAGCCGTCTGAAGTAGAAGGCGCCAAAATTTACGGAACAAAGCCAAAAACCGAGTACGGCGTGGGATGTTCTTGAGAGAGGATTAGCTAGGGTTTGGATTTTAGGGTTTACCTGATAGGCGCTCAACCCGATGAGAGCGATCACAGCAGCGAAGGCGAGGAGCCAAAGGAGGAGCTCCCACGCCATGGTGAACTCGAATTCTTCGCTTCAGCGTTGAGCAAGCGATTGCATCGAACCATAAAACTCTGGCTTTTGCCTTTGTAGATCGCTTCCGGCCTTCTAAGCCGATGTGGCAATGAGCAAATCGGCGATTCAAGAGCTAACGAGTATTTACTTGTTGGACGCGATAATGACTTCCCCGACGTCGTGGTGGGAAAAAAGCATGTCACAAGTCTGACGTACCTATTAGACGCCACCCTAATTCTCCAATAGAAAACAAGGTAAACGAAATGAGTAGAGAAAGTAACCGGCAAAATTATTCGTGTAAAGAATTTGAAGTCAGTGACGGATCCTCTCCAACTAGCAGGGAGATTTGGAAGCCTGCAATTCAATATCGCGACCGTCCACATTCTGCCACGTTTCGCATCTCACTTCAGGTGTAGACATCGACGGCTGAGATGCTATATGGAACCAAAGGAAAGGTTCTCCCGTAATAACTGAACAGGCTTCGAACTCCATAAATAAGAATTTGTTAGAAATCAAGCATgcacaaaataaaaattatttaattgaGAGTTTGAaatctcattttattttttatataaaaaattaaaaaaaaaaatcacatatgaGAGTccacaaagaaaatatttttttatgtatcaGTTCAATTATTTTGAGTATAGGCTTCTTTTGTTCTTGTCATTTATGTAAACCAACAACTTGGTTGTCCATCAAATTTGCATGGGAGGACATCTATTGGGGAAGCTTCTCATTCGAGTTGTCATCCCATGTTGCAGTCAGTGTTGGAGTTATAATATCATTTGGTAAAAactcagctctctctctctctctctctctctctcttcttgcagGGAAGCTTGGCCTTCTCCTTGGATTTGCACCTTCCTGTCTCGGGAACAAAGTGCCTTCAGCTCGAAGCACAGGAGACCATCACGCCCACCTGCTGAAGCACATTGAGACATGAGAAGGACAGAAGCATACAATCACCAGATTGGGAATCGAatctgcagtaaagataagagaagaaatatttttgttACAAGTAAGAACAAATGGCACACAGAAAATAATATGCAGCATGCAGCTAACAAAGACGAGAGAGTACCGTCACATCTCCCGATTAAGATCAGATGATGACAAACTGTAAGAGATCGATTCCATCTTATCATCTCTAACGCCACTGCAAATAGCTTCCAATGGATAGGTTCATGACATTAAGAAGCTGACTTTTCTGATCAAGATGAACTTGCAGACCGCGTGAAGGAAGCTACGAAGCATGACAACTCTGCAGCAACATTATCGCTATCTTACTTGTTGGAAATCTCGATCGACATCAAACTCGAAGAATGTGATGAGAGAGGCACAGCTGAAATGGATTGTGATTATGCTCTCTAAAGCAAGCACTTTACGAATATATGGTATATATTTTGAAGGAACATGGCATCGAAGTATATGATGCCTGGCTGGTTCTTCCAGATCTGTGGCATCAGCCTGGAGACATAAATCCCTAATCCCTTGTGCTATTCAAATTCCAGGGTCAACCTCTTGATGAGGACATTTTAGGAATCTCTGATGCATCATCTAAGTCAATGTGCAAATTGATGAATATATAGTGTTCTCAAGATTTGCAAGTTGATAAGCGAGATAAGAACGAATCATTAGTTCCCCTCAAAGAAAGAAATAAGAGCAAAAGGAAGCCGATGTTGCGATCGGTTGACTACTATTAATTGTGAATGTAGATTGGTATTTGGCTCAGCAAATCAAGCTTAAAATGGTGAATCTTTCCCCTAATAAGGAAGGCGTATAATatctacatatacatatgtatatatctatatatacatttgtatatagtCCAAAGACACAATGGTTGAGGATAAAGTTGTTTTCCTAAAGGATGCAATCGTAAGTGACATTAGATATTGTTAATAACATATTCCTATACAGAGCAAAGCAAATGACGAAAGTGAGATTCTTTTACGCAACAGTTTCAGATTTGGAGTTTCATGCATTATGCAGAGTGAACAAGTTAAGTAAATTGTGCCTGCGGCACACCAGACATCTTTTGACCGCCCATTTTCCAAAAATTTGAAATTTTGAAACAGGGCGAAACTTTTTACCGGGGTGATCCCTCGACCGCAACACCAGCGTCTTTCCAGACTCTGCGGCCCAAGCGGTTATGAGTCCCGTCACCGCCTCTTTCCCCCCTAAACGCTACTTAAGTCGAACACCCTCGTCCTTTTTCCTCGCTTCCAGCCGCCGATTCCCAATCCCGTATCCCTCGCTCTTTCTGGAGGCGAACACGACGTggaggaagaggtcaaagaagCCGTAGAAGAAGAACACACAGAGAGAGATCTGAAGCTTTGCTTGGGTAAACAATGGGATTGTAGTGCAACAGACTTCGCCTTCTTGGTACTTTTTTTGCTTTTTTCCCGAGAGTTGTGGCTCTGATTTGGTTCTTCTTTGTTGAATCTGTGATCTGATGTTGGCGTGACAAGGAGAAGAATCTGAAGCCTTTTGCGGTAAGAAATGCTGCTTGCTTTGAGTAACAATGCCTATTTTCTTGACGCGTCTTTCTAAACTTCGATTCTGACGTAGGGTTTCCTCGTTATTTCGgaaggaagaacaagaagaaaagaagatcTTGAGGGTTGTCTTAGTAAGAAAACAGGCATATATTCGGAAGACCAGTTCTCGCaatctttctatttttttctcttgACCTCGGATTGTATTTGCTTGATTCAGTCGATCATAGATCGGGAATTGTAGCAGAAGAGAAGAATCCGAAGCTGTTTTCGGTAAGAACCAATTTTCAGTTAAACGGAGAGGAGCTTGTTTTTGCTTTATCTTTCTTCTCGCCGACTTATTCATCGTTTCGATACAGGGTTTGCTCTTTTTCTTCGATTATTGGAGTCGTCGACGACCTGTGAAAAGAATCTGAATCTTTTTCGGCAAGAAACTTATCTTTACATTGCAATGATCCATTTTCTTGAATGTTGCATTGATTAACTCTTTTTTTCCCTTAACTATTTTCCTTTGGATCTTTAAACTGCTGTTGCCGATTGAAGCAGGGTATGATACCGACTGCATGTGTTTTAGTCTGTCTTTAGCTTATCCGCATTCAATTCTTCTTCTTTTGGAGTTACAAGGGAACAAAGACATAGATGATCTTGAATGTTATATTGGTAGAACATGGGATCATCTTTTTCTTTCCAAGAACCTTTTCTCTATGAATTCATCTGGGCGCCGATTTGCATTTTCTTGCTTCAAGTAATCTTGAAGTGGAAATctccattttcttttttcttcttctctttttcctctggATGTTGAAGTAGGAAAAGGATCGGGAAGAATCCGAACCGTTCTTAGGTAAACAGTAAGCTCGTCATGTACGAAAGATCCGGTAGCTTGAACGTCCAATTCTATTTCTCTATAAATTGCCGGGCAAATGATCTTGAAGCCCTCGTGCTAATTGGTGGTCGCAGAGGTGGGAAGGAATGCCAGAGGCGAGACGAGCGACGACGGGTGACTTCACTGGAGGGTTTTGGATCCGGAGAGCAGCTTACCCAGCGGCAATGCCGGGTTCAAGACGAAGGCGAATCCAGAGTTTGTTGGCTGCAATCGACGACAAGGAGAACATACACCCATCACGGGCGGCGACAGCTCGACGCCGTCCCAGGAACAGGAAAAGTCCTCTGCCAAGTTGGTATCCTCGGACGCCTCTCCGTGACATCACCATCATCGTCAACGTGAACTTTCTCGCCCAGAACATGTGAATTCTATGATAGGGTTTGGGTTGCTTTTGTTCCATCTCTAAGTCGATTGGATTTTGGGAACTTGCAGGCCTTGGAGAGAAGGATGCGTGAGAGGGCCGCAAGAGCCAGGCAGAGGAACGCCAACCCTGAGGCGTCGCCTGTGACTGATCCTGCGGTAGATGAAATGAATGCTTCCGAACACACTCCAGTGGGTGAAGCCCTCCCGTCGGATGTTTTTTCTGATGCCTCCCCAAGCCCTGCTGCATCATCCACCCTTTCCTCCCTTACTCCAACCCAACAGCCACTCCGCACCCCATCCTCCTCCGAGACCCCCCTTTCCACTACGGAGCGTGTTCTCGCCGATCCATCAACCGAAGATCCGAAGCCGACTGAATTCGAGAAGAAGCTGCAGAGCACCATATCGGAGATGGAAAGGCTTGTGCTGGATAACCTGAAGAGGGCGCCGAAGCCGCCTGCGAGGA contains the following coding sequences:
- the LOC135640815 gene encoding protein POLYCHOME-like, with translation MPEARRATTGDFTGGFWIRRAAYPAAMPGSRRRRIQSLLAAIDDKENIHPSRAATARRRPRNRKSPLPSWYPRTPLRDITIIVNALERRMRERAARARQRNANPEASPVTDPAVDEMNASEHTPVGEALPSDVFSDASPSPAASSTLSSLTPTQQPLRTPSSSETPLSTTERVLADPSTEDPKPTEFEKKLQSTISEMERLVLDNLKRAPKPPARKAMRTLMSMR
- the LOC103989967 gene encoding protein cornichon homolog 2, with amino-acid sequence MAWELLLWLLAFAAVIALIGLSAYQLICLSDLEFDYINPYDSSSRINAVVIPEFLVQGILCILFLLTWHWFPFLIMAPITYYHIKLYMKGKHLIDVTEIFRLLSGEKKYRVIKLAFYCSIFIVVIYRLVTTSVLLLIEEDDQALESGIF